The genomic segment CCGGCCTCCAGGGCGGCCCGGTCGGGCAGCGGCTGGGACTGCGGGCTCGCCCAGGCACCGAGTTGTGAGCTGCGGGGCCGGCTGCCGAAGTACGCCTCGGTCTCGGCCCGGTCGATCCGCCGGATCGGGCCGCAGACCACCACCTGCCGGCGCATCGCGTGCCACGGAAACAACAGGCTGGCGTACGGGTTCGCTTCGGCCTCGATGCCCTTGCGGGACCGGTAGTTGGTGAAGAAGGTCAGCCCGCGTTCGTCGTACCCCTTGAGCAGGACCGTTCGGGTGCTCGGCCGGCCGGCGGCGTCGGCGGTGGCGACCACCATGGCGTTGGGCTCCGGCAGGGCGGCCGCGACCGCGTCGGCGAACCAGCGTCCGAACTGGGTGTGCCAGTCCGCCGCCAGGTCATCCCGGGAAAGGCCTTTCTCCTCGGCGTACTCGTTTCGCATTGTGGCCGGCTCCATGTGTCTCCCATCACGTCGACCGCACGATAACCCCGTCCAGAACGGCCCTGGCCAGGGTATTCGCGCTCAGCGGCGCCCGACCTGGGGCCGGGCGACCACGGACGGGCATTTACCACGGCCGTCTGGGTCGCGCTGTCGCTAATTCAGCAGGCAAGATGGCACGAACACGTTGCTGAGGATTGCTTAAGGAGCCCTTCCGGCGCGACGGACCCCCCTCCGGACGCCCGGACGAAAACAGATCCAGGAGAGCGAAATGTCCGACTTCAAGCCGGGGCTGGAAGGCGTGGTCGCCTTCGAGACCGAGATCGCCGAGCCCGACAAGGAAGGGGGTTCGCTGCGATATCGAGGCGTGGACATCGAGGATCTGATCGGCCAGGTCTCCTTCGGCAACGTCTGGGCGCTGCTTGTCGACGGCCGGTTCGGCCCCGGCCTGCCGCCGGCCGAGCCGTTCCCGGTGCCGGTGCACTCCGGTGACATCCGGGTCGACGTGCAGTCGGCGGTCGCGATGCTCGCCCCGTACTGGGGGCTGAACCAGCTGCTGGACATCTCGGACGAGCAGGCCCGCGCCGACCTGGCCCGGGTCTCGGTCACCGCGCTCTCCTTCGTGGCGCAGTCCGCGCGCGGCCTGGGGCTGCCCGCCGTACCGCAGAAGGAGATCGACAAGGCCGAGACGATCGTCGAGCGGTTCATGAAGCGCTGGCGCGGCGAGCCCGACCCCCGGCACGTCAAGGCGGTCGACGCCTACTTCATCTCCGCCGCCGAGCACGGCATGAACGCCTCCACCTTCACCGCCCGAATCGTCGCCTCCACCGGCGCCGACGCGGCGGCCTGCATCTCGTCGGGCATCGGCGCGCTCTCCGGCCCACTGCACGGCGGCGCCCCGTCCCGGGTACTGCACATGATCGAAGCGGTCGAGCGCAGCGGCGACGCCGAGGGCTACGTCAAGGGCGTACTCGACCGGGGCGAGCGGCTGATGGGCTTCGGCCACCGGATCTACCGGGCCGAGGACCCCCGCGCCCGGGTGCTGCGGCGCACCGCCAAGGAGCTGGGCGCCCCGCGCTTCGAGATCGCCGAGGCGCTGGAGAAGGCCGCCCTGGCCGAGCTGCACGCCCGCAAGCCGGACCGGGTGCTCGCCACGAACGTCGAGTTCTGGTCGGCCGTGGTGCTCGACTTCGCCGAGGTACCGGCGCACATGTTCACCTCGATGTTCACCTGCGCCCGGATGGGCGGGTGGAGCGCCCACATCATGGAGCAGAAGTCGCTGCAGCGGCTGGTCCGCCCGGCCGCCCGCTACGTCGGCCCCGGCACCCGCAAGCCGACCGACGTGGAGGGCTGGGACGCCATCCCGCACAACGTCTGATCCCCGGGTACGCCCACCGCACGCCGGTCGAGGCCGTCCCCGGGCGGGCAAGAGCCGCCTCTGGCCAGGGGTGATGCCGCCTCTGGCCAGGGGTGATGCCGCCTCCGGGGCCGGGGTAAGGCTCGTCACGATGTGGGGGACGCCTCACCGGGTGTGGTGGGATCGCCGGCCGGGCGGGGGGCCGTTGGTGCGAGGATGGGGCCCGGCAGCGCCGCCCGTCCGTACCGGCTCCAGGGCCCGCCGTGGCCCGCCTGGAAGGATCTTCGATAACCGTGGCTGACCCATCGACCATCCGGATTCCCGACGAGATCAAGCCCGCCGACGGGCGGTTCGGCTGCGGGCCGTCCAAGGTCCGGCCGGCGGCCGTGACCGCGCTCGCCGAGGTGGCGACGTCGTACCTGGGCACCTCGCACCGGCAGAAGACCGTGCGCGACGAGGTGGCCCGGCTGCGGCGGGGCATCGCCGAGTTCTTCGCGCTGCCGGACGGCTACGAGGTGATCATCGGCAACGGTGGGACCACCGCGTTCTGGGACGTCGCCACGTTCGGGCTGGTCCGGGACCGGGCGCAGTTCGCCAGCTTCGGCGAGTTCGGGGCGAAGTTCGCCAAGGCGGTCAAGGACGCCCCGTTCCTCGGTGAGCCGACGGTCCGCAAGGCCGAGCCCGGTTCGGCTCCCGCGCTGACCGCCGAGGCCGGGGTCGACGTCTACGCCACCCCGCAGAACGAGACGTCGACCGGGGTCGCGGTGCCGATCCGCCGGGTCGCCGGCGCGGACGACGACGCCCTGCTCCTGGTGGACGCCACCTCGGCGGCCGGCGGGCTGGACGTGGACGTCGCCGAGACCGACGTCTACTACTTCGCGCCGCAGAAGTGCTTCGGCTCCGACGGCGGCCTCTGGCTGGCCCTGATGTCCCCGAAGGCGCTGGCGCGGGCCACCGCGGTCAAGGAGTCCGGCCGCTACATCCCGGCCTTCCTCGACCTGGTCACGGCGATCGACAACTCCCGGCTGGAGCAGACCTACAACACCCCGGCGTTGGCCACCGTCTTCCTGGCCGCCGAGCAGACCGACTGGATGAACGCGCAGGGCGGCCTGGCCTGGGCGGCCAAGCGCACCGCCGAGAGCGCGGCGGCCGTGTACGGCTGGGCCGAGCGCTCGTCGGTGGCCACCCCGTTCGTGACCGATCCGGGGCTGCGCTCGAACGTGGTCGCCACCGTCGACTTCGACGACTCGGTGGACGCCGCGAAGGTCGCCAAGGTGTTGCGGGCCAACGGGATCGTCGACACCGAGCCGTACCGCAAGCTCGGCCGCAACCAGCTCCGGATCGCCCTCTTCCCGGCGGTGGAGCCGGCCGACGTGGAGGCGCTGACGGTCTGCATCGACCACGTGGTCGAGCGCCTCTGACAGATTCATGATCAGTTCTCGCAGCTCATCCGCGAAATCCGGGCGTGGCATCCCCCATCGGGTGCACTGATCGGCGTACCGTGTTGCGAGGACGCCTGGGTGGCTGGCCCGTGGCGTGGGCCAGCGAGGCGGGACGGAGGCACCGAGATGCGCCCAGTACGCTTCGTCGCCCTCTCCGAGGACGGCCAGGCGCTGGTCCTCACCGACGAGGTGGGCCGGCTCCTCGCCCTCCCGATCGACGAACGGGTCGCCACCGTCCTGCACACCGAGCCGGGCACCACGCCGCTCGCGGTCGCCGCGCCGGCCAACGAGCCGCCGCCGTCGCTGTCGCCCCGGGACATCCAGGCCCGGATCCGGGCCGGCGAGTCGGCCGAAGACGTGGCCCGGATCGCCGGGGTCCCGGTCGACCGGGTGCTGCGGTACGCCGGCCCGGTGCTGCAGGAGCGGGCGATGCTCGCCCAGCACGCCCGGCGGACCCGGCTGAAGAGCTCCGAGAAGGGCGCGCCGCTCGCCGAGGTGGTGGACGGCCGGCTGGCCCAGCACGGCATCGACACGGAGAAGATCTCCTGGGACGCCTACCGGCGCGACGACGGCACCTGGCGGATCGTCGCCACCTGGCCGTCGGGGAAGGCGACCGCGCAGGCGATCTGGGATCTGGACAAGACCCGGCAGTCGGTGGCACCGCACGACGACATGGCGCAGTACCTCTGCGCCGAGCGTCCGGCGCCGCTGCTCGGCCAGGAGCCGGCTCCGGAGCGGGGTGGGCACGCGCTGCCCGGTCCGTCCCGGGGCGAGCCGAGCCGGGGTGGGCACGGGCTGCCCGCTGCCGCCGGTGGGTCGAGCCGCCCGGGTCGGGATCCGATCCGGGCCGGCCGGGACGCTCTGCTCGCCTCGCTGGACCGGCCGCTCGGCTCGTCGGCCGGTCGGGGTCTCGACCCGGCCGCCCAGACCGGCGCCGAGCCGCCCCGGCAGCGGCCGGTGGCCGGTGGCGCCGCGGCGCTGCTCGGTGGTCCCGGTTCCGCCTTCGACGACGACGCGGACCTGCCGAAGGAGGTGCCGGCGGTGCCGTCGCTGGCGGTGCTCCGGCCGCGCCGGACGGCCGGCCCGGCCACCCAGGGCGAGTCGGACGACGCGCCGAACAAGTCCCGCAAGCGCCTGCCGAGCTGGGACGACGTGCTGTTCGGCGGCGGCCCCGCCGCCCGCGAAACGTCCTGACCCACGGTCAGTGCGGGGCCGCCTGTCCCCGCACTGACCTGGTGGTCAGTGCCTCACCGCACCGGTCACCAGGCCCACGCCTCCGGGCCGGGACCGCCCTGGCCGACCGGCGGGAACAGCTCGTCGAGCCGGGCCAGCGTCTCGTCGGTCAGCCGCACTGCCAGGGCACCAAGTGAGGCGTCGAGCTGCGCCACCGTCCGCGGGCCGATGATCGGTGCGGTCACCCCGGGCCGGGACAGCAGCCAGCCGAGCGCCACGTCGGCCGGGTCCTGCCCGAGGTCCGCGCAGAGCTTCTCGTACGCCTCGATGGTGGTCCGGTTCGCGGCGAGTGCGTCGGCCGACCGGCCGCTCTTGGCGCGGGCCGCCCCGCCCTCGGCCATCTTCCGGATCGCGCCGCCGAGCAGTCCGCCGTGCAGCGGCGACCAGGGAATGAGCCCGAGCCCGTAGTGCCGGGCGGCGGGCAGCACCTCCAGCTCGACGTGCCGGGTCAGCAGGTTGTAGATCGACTGCTCGGAGACCAGGCCGAGGAAGTGCCGGCGGGCCGCCGACTCCTGCGCGGCGGCCAGGTGCCAGCCGGCGAAGTTGGACGACCCCACGTAGAGCACCTTGCCCTGGGCGACCAGGGTCTCCATCGCCTGCCAGATCTCCTCCCACGGCGTGGTGCGGGAGACGTGGTGCATCTGGAACAGGTCGATCCAGTCGGTCTGCAGCCGCCGCAGCGAGTCCTCACAGGAGCGGATGATGTGCCGGGCGGAGAGCCCCTGCTCGTTGGGCCAGTCGCCCATCCGCCCGTACACCTTCGTGGCGAGCACGACCCGGTCGCGGCGGCCGCCGCCCTGGGCGAACCAGCGGCCGATGATCTGCTCGGTGACCCCCTCGCCGACCTTCCACCCGTAGACGTTCGCGGTGTCGTAGAAGTTGATGCCGTGCTCCAGCGCCCGGTCCATGATCGCGAAGCTGTCGCCCTCTTCGGTCTGCGGCCCGAAGTTCATGGTCCCGAGGCAGAGCCGGCTCACCGACAGTCCGGTCCGTCCAAGATTCGTGTAGTCCATCCGTTCACCCTGCCACGCGGAGAGTTCGAGTGACGATCGCCCGCCGGCAGCCGGTCAGTGTTCGGCCGCCGCGACCACGTAGAAGCGCGGGGAGGGCAGCATCCGCAACCGCAGCCTGGCCCCGGTGCGGTGCAGCTGCCAGGTCAGCGCCACCAGCGCGGTGGTCAGCGAGACCAGCCCGCCCAGCCAGATGCTCGCGCCGGCTCCGTAGTGCTCGGCGATCCAGCCGAGCAGCGGCGCGCCCACCGGGTTGGTGCCGAGGAAGACCAGCACCCACAGCGCCATCACCCGGCCCCGGAAGGCCGCGTCGACGCCCAGCTGCACCCGCTGGTTGGAGGCCTGCCCGAAGAAGACCATGAAGAACCCGGTCGGCACCAGCAGCGCCACCACCAGCCAGTACGACGGCGCCAGCCCGACCAGGGTGCCGAAGGCCGAGCAGGCCACCGCGGCGCCGAGCACCACGTAGACCGACGGGCGGCCCCGGCGACCGGTGCCGGCCAGCGCACCGGCCAGCGAGCCGGTGGCCAGCGCGGTGGTGAACAGCCCGAACGAGGCGGCTCCGGTGTCGAACACCGTCTTGGCCAGCGCCGCGAGGGTGAGCTGGAAGTTGAACAGCGTCATCCCGATCACCGACATCAGGGCCATCGGCAGCAGCAGGTCCGGCCGGCGCGCCACGTAGCGCAATCCGTCGACG from the Solwaraspora sp. WMMD1047 genome contains:
- the sepH gene encoding septation protein SepH is translated as MRPVRFVALSEDGQALVLTDEVGRLLALPIDERVATVLHTEPGTTPLAVAAPANEPPPSLSPRDIQARIRAGESAEDVARIAGVPVDRVLRYAGPVLQERAMLAQHARRTRLKSSEKGAPLAEVVDGRLAQHGIDTEKISWDAYRRDDGTWRIVATWPSGKATAQAIWDLDKTRQSVAPHDDMAQYLCAERPAPLLGQEPAPERGGHALPGPSRGEPSRGGHGLPAAAGGSSRPGRDPIRAGRDALLASLDRPLGSSAGRGLDPAAQTGAEPPRQRPVAGGAAALLGGPGSAFDDDADLPKEVPAVPSLAVLRPRRTAGPATQGESDDAPNKSRKRLPSWDDVLFGGGPAARETS
- a CDS encoding aldo/keto reductase, which codes for MDYTNLGRTGLSVSRLCLGTMNFGPQTEEGDSFAIMDRALEHGINFYDTANVYGWKVGEGVTEQIIGRWFAQGGGRRDRVVLATKVYGRMGDWPNEQGLSARHIIRSCEDSLRRLQTDWIDLFQMHHVSRTTPWEEIWQAMETLVAQGKVLYVGSSNFAGWHLAAAQESAARRHFLGLVSEQSIYNLLTRHVELEVLPAARHYGLGLIPWSPLHGGLLGGAIRKMAEGGAARAKSGRSADALAANRTTIEAYEKLCADLGQDPADVALGWLLSRPGVTAPIIGPRTVAQLDASLGALAVRLTDETLARLDELFPPVGQGGPGPEAWAW
- the pdxH gene encoding pyridoxamine 5'-phosphate oxidase, producing the protein MEPATMRNEYAEEKGLSRDDLAADWHTQFGRWFADAVAAALPEPNAMVVATADAAGRPSTRTVLLKGYDERGLTFFTNYRSRKGIEAEANPYASLLFPWHAMRRQVVVCGPIRRIDRAETEAYFGSRPRSSQLGAWASPQSQPLPDRAALEAGYQAAAERFPDEVPTPPHWGGLRVVPETVEFWQGRASRLHDRLRYRLTGKGAWIIERLAP
- a CDS encoding citrate synthase 2; this translates as MSDFKPGLEGVVAFETEIAEPDKEGGSLRYRGVDIEDLIGQVSFGNVWALLVDGRFGPGLPPAEPFPVPVHSGDIRVDVQSAVAMLAPYWGLNQLLDISDEQARADLARVSVTALSFVAQSARGLGLPAVPQKEIDKAETIVERFMKRWRGEPDPRHVKAVDAYFISAAEHGMNASTFTARIVASTGADAAACISSGIGALSGPLHGGAPSRVLHMIEAVERSGDAEGYVKGVLDRGERLMGFGHRIYRAEDPRARVLRRTAKELGAPRFEIAEALEKAALAELHARKPDRVLATNVEFWSAVVLDFAEVPAHMFTSMFTCARMGGWSAHIMEQKSLQRLVRPAARYVGPGTRKPTDVEGWDAIPHNV
- the serC gene encoding phosphoserine transaminase, with translation MADPSTIRIPDEIKPADGRFGCGPSKVRPAAVTALAEVATSYLGTSHRQKTVRDEVARLRRGIAEFFALPDGYEVIIGNGGTTAFWDVATFGLVRDRAQFASFGEFGAKFAKAVKDAPFLGEPTVRKAEPGSAPALTAEAGVDVYATPQNETSTGVAVPIRRVAGADDDALLLVDATSAAGGLDVDVAETDVYYFAPQKCFGSDGGLWLALMSPKALARATAVKESGRYIPAFLDLVTAIDNSRLEQTYNTPALATVFLAAEQTDWMNAQGGLAWAAKRTAESAAAVYGWAERSSVATPFVTDPGLRSNVVATVDFDDSVDAAKVAKVLRANGIVDTEPYRKLGRNQLRIALFPAVEPADVEALTVCIDHVVERL